In Bernardetia litoralis DSM 6794, the genomic window CAAGAAATAAAAAAATTATTACAAGAAGCAAGCATACAAAACCAAGAATTACAGGCTTCTGAAGAAGAATTACGCCAAAATACAGAGCAATTACAGCTTACCAATGATAGCCTTTTTGTGGCACAACGAGAGGCAGAACAACAACGTATCCTTCTTAATCGTGCAGAAGAAATTTCTCAAATAGGAAGCTTTGAAGGAGATTTAAAAGCATTCTCTTACAATCATTCTGAAAATTTAGCTCTTATTTATGGGTTAGATGAAGAGGAAATGAAAAATGTACAAAAACAACTAAAATATTATCATAAAAACGATTATAAAGAATTAGAAACAAATTCCTTGATGTTAATGCAAGGACTAAAAGATAATTTTACTCAAATTGCTCGTTTTAAAGGTCCAAAACATACAGAATGGAAATACTTAAAATTAGAAGGAACACTAATAAGAGATGTTACGGGTAGTCCAGAAAGATTATTAGGAGTTGTTCAAGATATTACTCAAATTACATTACAACAAAAAGCACTAGAACAATCTCAAAAACAACTAGAATCACTTAGTAATAATTTACAAGGGATTATGTACCGTACTTTGATAGATGAAAATAGGACAACTCTATTTATATCTAAAGGAGTAGAACGTATTACTGGCTATGCAGCTTCTGATTTTATAGATAATAAAGTCCGTTCTTTTAGAAGTATTATTCATCAAGAAGATAACTTTATTGATAGTGAAATAAATCAAGCCATTGAAACAAAATTACCTTATAAGATAGAATATCGTCTTATTCATAAAAACGGTTCTATTATTTGGGTAGAAGAATCTGGGCAAGTGGTAGAAGATGAAAAACAAAATGTAAAGTATTTTGATGGAGTAATCATTGATATTACACAAAGAAAACAAGCTGAAACAATAATTGAAACCCAAACTCAAAAACTTTTAATTTCTCAAAAAGACTTAGAACAACAACAACAAATGCTCAGCGATGCCGAAAAAATGGCAAAAATGGGTAGTTATATTTGGGACTTGGTTACAGGAGAAATCAAACACTCTGAGAACCTTCCTACTATTTATGGATTAGAAAAAGGTATTGTGGTTGATAAGGTTATTTTTGATTCAATTATTCACCCTGATGAAAGAGAAGCTCATCAAAAAGTAATTAATGAGGCAATAACAAATGGACAAAGAGAAGTTTTTACAACTTATAGAGCAAAAACCCCTCATTTACCAAAAAAACCTTGGAAGCATTATCGCACTTATTCTATTATCAATTATAATGAAAATGGAGAACCTATTACATTCATAGGAACTGCACAAGATGTTAGTGAAGAAGTTGCTCAACAAAAAACACAAGAAAAACTTCTAACTTTTGTAAAAGAAAATAAAGAAAACTTAGAAGAATCTCAACGTCTTGCTCAAATTGTGAGTTACGATATGAATCTTTCTACAAAAAAACTAGAATGGTCAAATAGTTTTGAGAAAGTATTTCAAATAGAAAACAATCAAATCCCCAAAAATGCTACTGAATTTCATGCTTGGACAGAAAAAGAGGACTTAGATGAGGTAAATAAATCTTGGACAGAAACCTTAGCAAAAAAAGAAGAATTTAATGCTGTATATCGCATTAATACTCCAAATAAAAAGACATTTTATATAAGAGAAAAAAGCTATCCTGTTTTTGATGAAAAAGGTGATATTGTTCACATGAAAGGAACACTTCAAGATATTACAAAAGTAGAATTAGCTAGAAAAAAACTTGAAAAAACATCAGAAAAATTAGAAAAACAGAATACAAATTTAATTTCTAGTATAAATTATGCACAACGCATTCAGTCTGCAATGTTAGGAGGAACACAAGATTTAAAAAATATATTTAATGATGCTTTTGTATTTTTCGAACCTAAAGATGTTGTTTCTGGAGATTTTTATTGGTATAATGAAGTTGGAACACGAAAAATAGCTATTGTAGGAGATTGTACAGGGCATGGTGTACCAGGTGCGTTTATGTCATTACTTGGTACAACACTTTTAAATGAAATTATTCTTCAAAGACAGGTTACAACACCAAGTAAAATTTTAGATTTTATGCAATCTGAAATTAGAACAATTTTAAAACAAGACACAACAGGAAATCGTGATGGAATGGATATGGCAGTGGTTGTTGTAGATACTTCTACTGGAATGATGGAATTTGCAGGAGCAAAAAATCCTTTAGTTTATATTCATAAAAAACGAAAAAGAGGAGGAGTAGATACAAATCTCACAATTATTAAAGGTGATGTACATCCTATTGGGGGCAGAACGCAAAAATTTATAGATGCACAATATACAAATCACATCATTAAATTAGAAAATGTAGAAGCATTCTATATTTATTCTGATGGTTATCAAGATCAATTTGGAGGAGAAAAAGGACGCAAATTTATGTCCACTAAATTCAGACAGCTTTTGTATGATACACACAGTACTTCTATGCGTCATCAGCGTGTTTCTTTAAAAAGAGGTCTCATGAACTGGATGGGTACAGAATATGACCAAATAGATGATATTTGTGTAATGGGAATTTCAATATAAAATAAAAAGGTAGATTGCAGAAATAAGAAGTGAATAAATAAAAAAACAAGTATTTTTAAAATAGAAATACTTGCTTTTTTGGTCTTAGAAATAAAAAACAAAATTGAGCTAAACCCTCAGAAGAGTTAAAATATTTTCTATTCTGTCTCTTCTATATCATCATTTTCTTCTTCTATACTATCATTTGTATCAAATAGCCATATTTTAGCTTCTTCATCATTACCAAAATATCTTATTTCATAGTCTTTATTAGACTCTTCAATAGATTGTTCCACACTTAATTGGACAAAAAAATCTTCACTATTAACAAAAGCCATCTTTTGAACTCCATGCTCTCCAAGCTGTGAATAGACAGTATCATCTATCCAAATTTGCACATCAGGTAAGATAACATATAAAAAACTTTTAGTATCACCCAAAACTAACAATGGATTATACTTCTCTGCTCCTTTTAATAATTGTAACATTTCATGCTGAAATTGCTCATGATTCATCTCAGCACTACTAGGTTTCCAATTTCTTTCTAGAAGACTATGTTCCTCTAAATACTGAATTGTAATATAATCACTTTCATAAATTATCATATTTATAATGGTTTTAATTTTTAATAGTTTATGTATTAGTTGAATACTAGACAAAATACAAAAAATTAATTAAAAAATATACTATTTATAAAAAGACGATTTGTACCATACCAAAATGCTCTAAAATTTGGATTATCAGCAAAAGCTACAAACTTTCCTTGCCCCACATTTTTAGATATAATTGAAATACTATTCTTCAGTTTTTCTTTATTTGAATTTGATAAATATCCACTTACAATAACATTTTTTGGATTTGAAGAATAAATAAGTGGCATATTATATGGATTGTCAGAATACTCTAAAAAGATACTATTATCCTTAAAAATACGTATTGTTTCAGATTCATAACCAAAAGCAATCGGATTTGAAAGGTCTAATTTTCCTTCTAAAATAAGTCCACCAATATAATTCGAACCCCTATTATTGTCTCTATTCTGGTACATCAAACGCTCATTATTTTCTGATTTTGTAGAATTACTTTTTGTATCTAAATTAAAATAAGAACTTCCTTTCAAAAAATTAATTGAAGAACCAATCGCAATCAAAGTTCCTCCATTTTCTGTCCAGCTAGAAAGTGTATTCGGATTCAAATTTTGAGGATAACCACTCGGCAAAACAATAGTAGTGTAATCATGCAAATCAATTTTTGAAAGTTCCCTTGCTTCAATCAAAGAAATTTTCATTCCATAACGAGTATCTAATAAATGCCAAATTTCGCCAGTTTCATACGAATCCACACCTTCACCCACCACTACCAAAACTTTAGGTAATTTCAAAGTCTGAAAACTAGGGCTTCCTAAATCTATTCCATTATCAGTCAATCCAGTTTTTAAAGAAGTTATTTTGATAGAATATTCTTGACTTGCTTGTGTCAATATTTCCATTAAGTTATTCAATTCAGTTTCATTTTCAGGACTTTTTACAAAAATAGTTCCTCTATCAAAATCTACTTTTTTATTCTTTCCGTTCTCTTTCTCATTATTTTTAGAAAGGTAGGAAAAAACATCTTGACTTACTTTGACATTCAAATTATTTTCCAATAATTGATTTACTAATTTTGGTGCATAATAATTTTTCCAATCAATCAAATATCCAATTTCACTTTTTTCTAATTTTTGATTTTGTTCTTTTTGAAATAATTCTGAAAAATAAGAAGCATTTATTTTATTTCCTTTTAGATTTGAAACTTCACTTTGAGCAAGTTTTTTTTGTTCTAATCCAAAAGCATAAGAAAAATTCCAAGCCGAAACGTCATAAAAAATACTGTCTTTGAATGATTTTGATGTTTCAAAAATAGCTTTTACTAATCTTCCTTGAGTTTGATTAATAGGAACAATAACCGAATTTTTGGATGTATAAGTAACTTTCTTTTCTGTTTCCTTTACTTCTTTATTTGTAACATAAAATTCAATTTGATGCGTTTCCAAAATTTTCAATAATTCTTCAAAACGAGGAATATCATTTTTTCCACCAATCAAATATCCTTTTTCAGTAGAATTTTTAGCAAAATCATTTACCGTTTTATAAAAATTTTGTTGATAATCTAATAGTTCTTTTTTAATATTTACGGCAGCTTCCAAAGTAGAAAGAGAAGTTGT contains:
- a CDS encoding M14 family zinc carboxypeptidase, with the translated sequence MKLKLSLILPFVFLLFINPIFAQKTNSTSSKIQDYYFQTLQKQYAKDGKELTFNPEISTPKQVLGFEVGDWHVSHDKLLFYLHTLAQQSNRISIDTIGFTHEQRPLIQLIITNPTNQNNLEEIRKKHVELTNPSSATISTENLPVVVWQGYSIHGNEASGSNAALLYAYYLAAAEGEEIENKLKNAVIILDPSFNPDGLNRFASWVNMHKSKSQVTDPNRRETNEPFPMGRTNHYWFDLNRDWLPVQQPESKARLKRFHEWKPNILTDHHEMGTNSTFFFQPGVPQRTNPITPQKNQELTAKIGTFHAKFLDNIGSLYYTEQSFDDFYYGKGSTYPDANGSVGILFEQASARGHAQDSQNGVITFEFAIRNQLTTSLSTLEAAVNIKKELLDYQQNFYKTVNDFAKNSTEKGYLIGGKNDIPRFEELLKILETHQIEFYVTNKEVKETEKKVTYTSKNSVIVPINQTQGRLVKAIFETSKSFKDSIFYDVSAWNFSYAFGLEQKKLAQSEVSNLKGNKINASYFSELFQKEQNQKLEKSEIGYLIDWKNYYAPKLVNQLLENNLNVKVSQDVFSYLSKNNEKENGKNKKVDFDRGTIFVKSPENETELNNLMEILTQASQEYSIKITSLKTGLTDNGIDLGSPSFQTLKLPKVLVVVGEGVDSYETGEIWHLLDTRYGMKISLIEARELSKIDLHDYTTIVLPSGYPQNLNPNTLSSWTENGGTLIAIGSSINFLKGSSYFNLDTKSNSTKSENNERLMYQNRDNNRGSNYIGGLILEGKLDLSNPIAFGYESETIRIFKDNSIFLEYSDNPYNMPLIYSSNPKNVIVSGYLSNSNKEKLKNSISIISKNVGQGKFVAFADNPNFRAFWYGTNRLFINSIFFN
- a CDS encoding STAS/SEC14 domain-containing protein; amino-acid sequence: MIIYESDYITIQYLEEHSLLERNWKPSSAEMNHEQFQHEMLQLLKGAEKYNPLLVLGDTKSFLYVILPDVQIWIDDTVYSQLGEHGVQKMAFVNSEDFFVQLSVEQSIEESNKDYEIRYFGNDEEAKIWLFDTNDSIEEENDDIEETE
- a CDS encoding PAS domain-containing protein translates to MRNSNTLKYALGGLFFGLLFPFFALILDGFLFKHLAFDWNMVVKLHKLNPIHFVIDSAPIVLAGTFAVMGYYLDKNINKEKNINYKQYSEKNRTILKRLRIGNIAVPIIIIILLIGSYFIMQSLLSNQQNDAVIINIAGKQRMLSQNISKNALYLTLTQGEERVDYINYLDEYRREFKTAHRNLSGKESTLDFTENHVNSTEIISLYDSINPYYNGLLAGVEEVLDANEVIDIESKRLSIRDAIQKVERNEHIFLSIMDKIVSAYEIEAKDKITAIEIAQISVTGFLIFISVIAFFVLKLTIDRVQTAFTDVEIATRTLEENNQELQASEEELRQNSEQMKTVNDNLINSQRELKVYINRVSQAKEMAKLAAYDLDIKTNEITHTEHLNTLLGLDKNVKIDHQFLEKIIHTDDYPILLESQKKSLKDRKDTYYRLRIKTDYFKDWHWFQGTTHGVFDKKGKLSYIVSSLQDITESVQKEQEIKKLLQEASIQNQELQASEEELRQNTEQLQLTNDSLFVAQREAEQQRILLNRAEEISQIGSFEGDLKAFSYNHSENLALIYGLDEEEMKNVQKQLKYYHKNDYKELETNSLMLMQGLKDNFTQIARFKGPKHTEWKYLKLEGTLIRDVTGSPERLLGVVQDITQITLQQKALEQSQKQLESLSNNLQGIMYRTLIDENRTTLFISKGVERITGYAASDFIDNKVRSFRSIIHQEDNFIDSEINQAIETKLPYKIEYRLIHKNGSIIWVEESGQVVEDEKQNVKYFDGVIIDITQRKQAETIIETQTQKLLISQKDLEQQQQMLSDAEKMAKMGSYIWDLVTGEIKHSENLPTIYGLEKGIVVDKVIFDSIIHPDEREAHQKVINEAITNGQREVFTTYRAKTPHLPKKPWKHYRTYSIINYNENGEPITFIGTAQDVSEEVAQQKTQEKLLTFVKENKENLEESQRLAQIVSYDMNLSTKKLEWSNSFEKVFQIENNQIPKNATEFHAWTEKEDLDEVNKSWTETLAKKEEFNAVYRINTPNKKTFYIREKSYPVFDEKGDIVHMKGTLQDITKVELARKKLEKTSEKLEKQNTNLISSINYAQRIQSAMLGGTQDLKNIFNDAFVFFEPKDVVSGDFYWYNEVGTRKIAIVGDCTGHGVPGAFMSLLGTTLLNEIILQRQVTTPSKILDFMQSEIRTILKQDTTGNRDGMDMAVVVVDTSTGMMEFAGAKNPLVYIHKKRKRGGVDTNLTIIKGDVHPIGGRTQKFIDAQYTNHIIKLENVEAFYIYSDGYQDQFGGEKGRKFMSTKFRQLLYDTHSTSMRHQRVSLKRGLMNWMGTEYDQIDDICVMGISI